The following are encoded in a window of Miltoncostaea marina genomic DNA:
- a CDS encoding tyrosine-type recombinase/integrase: MSTTTTRRRLPEGVTPRHSRSCASRHDSACDCAPRYQAHAWDPVTRRKVRKTFRTTAEAKSWRASATAAIERKELRAVKSPTLQAAAGELLEGMRAGAIRARGGDPYKPSTIASYEGSLHQHVLPALGRRRLSDVSRGDLVTLIERLLGAGKSASTIRNCINPLHVLFRRALDQGTIAVSPAAHLPLPALAQGRDRIATPAEQATLLEPLEPADRVLWAVAFGAGLRAGELQGLRWEDVDLDEGALHVRRSWDPKSRTFVAPKSRRSRRAVPLLATVRAALLSHAMATGRRSGLVFGRDGERPFSHSAALSRASKAWAKAQVSPLACDRDAASRGERPLPPCAKLGLHEARHSYCSTMLEAGVSPANVSRYAGHASVAFTLARYVHARADQGADDAGRMDAFLTRAVAP; encoded by the coding sequence CCCCCCGGCACTCGCGCTCGTGCGCGAGCCGCCACGACAGCGCCTGCGACTGCGCGCCGCGGTACCAGGCGCACGCGTGGGACCCGGTGACGCGCCGGAAGGTCCGGAAGACGTTCCGCACGACAGCCGAGGCGAAGAGCTGGCGGGCGAGCGCGACCGCCGCGATCGAGCGCAAGGAGCTGCGCGCCGTCAAGTCGCCCACCCTGCAGGCGGCCGCCGGCGAGCTGCTCGAGGGGATGCGCGCCGGCGCCATCCGGGCCCGGGGCGGCGACCCCTACAAGCCCTCTACGATCGCCAGCTACGAGGGCTCGCTGCACCAGCACGTGCTCCCCGCCCTCGGCCGCCGCCGCCTGTCCGACGTGTCCCGCGGCGACCTCGTGACGCTGATCGAGCGCCTGCTCGGCGCCGGCAAGAGCGCCTCGACGATCAGGAACTGCATCAACCCCCTCCACGTGCTCTTCCGCCGGGCCCTCGACCAGGGGACGATCGCCGTCAGCCCGGCCGCCCACCTCCCCCTTCCCGCGCTCGCGCAGGGCCGCGACCGGATCGCGACGCCCGCCGAGCAGGCGACGCTCCTCGAGCCGCTCGAGCCGGCCGACCGGGTGCTGTGGGCGGTGGCCTTCGGCGCCGGCCTGCGCGCCGGTGAGCTGCAGGGCCTGCGCTGGGAAGACGTTGACCTCGACGAGGGCGCGCTCCATGTCCGCCGCTCATGGGATCCGAAGTCGCGGACCTTCGTGGCTCCGAAGTCCCGCCGGTCACGGCGCGCGGTGCCACTGCTCGCGACGGTGCGCGCCGCCCTGCTGTCGCACGCCATGGCGACAGGGCGGCGGTCGGGGCTCGTCTTCGGGCGCGACGGAGAGCGCCCGTTCTCGCACTCCGCGGCGCTCTCGCGGGCGTCGAAGGCATGGGCCAAGGCCCAGGTCTCCCCGCTCGCCTGCGACCGCGACGCGGCCTCCCGTGGCGAGCGGCCGCTACCGCCCTGCGCGAAGCTCGGCTTGCACGAGGCGCGGCACTCCTACTGCTCGACGATGCTCGAGGCCGGCGTGTCGCCCGCGAACGTGTCCCGGTATGCCGGCCACGCCAGCGTCGCCTTCACGCTCGCCCGGTACGTGCACGCCCGCGCCGACCAGGGCGCCGACGACGCGGGGCGCATGGATGCCTTCCTCACGAGAGCCGTCGCTCCGTAG
- a CDS encoding NYN domain-containing protein: protein MAGQSKRVAVFIDWQNAYRSARRAFGIDGMPSEHGNFCPFNLGRILAFGNGRGADGSLCKVQVHRGLPTSSKDPTGHGACRRQAADWQKTSPVVQVHLRPLRYRPTYPADPPVEKGIDVQLALGLVECVTAGKCDVAILLSNDTDLLPAVETVARLAGTDAIETAAWSTGASSQRLRPKLPIYHHHITEDVFRRVERRINYAHASAKGAIAGRGGR from the coding sequence GTGGCCGGGCAGAGCAAGCGCGTCGCCGTCTTCATCGACTGGCAGAACGCGTACCGCTCTGCCCGGCGGGCGTTTGGCATCGATGGCATGCCCAGCGAGCACGGGAACTTCTGCCCGTTCAACCTGGGTCGCATCCTTGCCTTCGGAAACGGCCGCGGAGCTGACGGCTCGCTTTGCAAGGTCCAAGTCCACAGAGGGCTGCCAACGTCCTCGAAGGATCCCACCGGCCACGGCGCGTGCCGGCGCCAGGCGGCCGACTGGCAAAAGACAAGTCCCGTTGTGCAGGTGCATCTGCGGCCGCTTCGGTATCGGCCGACCTATCCGGCCGATCCGCCGGTGGAGAAGGGCATCGACGTTCAGTTGGCGCTGGGGCTCGTCGAGTGCGTCACCGCTGGTAAGTGCGACGTCGCGATCCTCCTCTCCAACGACACAGATTTGCTGCCCGCGGTCGAGACGGTCGCTCGTCTAGCGGGCACCGACGCCATCGAAACAGCCGCCTGGTCAACCGGGGCGAGCTCCCAACGGTTGCGCCCGAAGCTCCCGATCTACCACCACCACATCACGGAGGACGTCTTTCGGAGGGTGGAGAGGCGGATCAACTACGCACACGCGAGCGCGAAGGGGGCCATCGCCGGCCGGGGGGGCCGCTAG
- the soxR gene encoding redox-sensitive transcriptional activator SoxR, translating to MDDPLTIGELAERSGVATSALRFYEDRGLLRPERTAAGHRRYPRAALRRVAFIVFAQRVGLTLEEIGSELARLPTDRVPRAAEWERLSGPWTARIDRRIAELQRLRDGLTKCIGCGCLSLETCALANPGDRLGARGPGPRRWLEDPAEVG from the coding sequence GTGGACGACCCGCTCACCATCGGCGAGCTCGCGGAGCGCTCGGGCGTCGCCACCTCGGCGCTGCGCTTCTACGAGGACCGCGGCCTGCTCCGGCCCGAGCGCACCGCCGCGGGCCACCGCCGCTACCCCCGCGCGGCCCTGCGCCGGGTGGCCTTCATCGTCTTCGCGCAGCGCGTCGGGCTCACGCTGGAGGAGATCGGGTCCGAGCTCGCGCGCCTGCCCACCGACCGCGTGCCCCGGGCCGCGGAGTGGGAGCGCCTGTCCGGTCCGTGGACCGCGCGCATCGACCGGCGCATCGCCGAGCTCCAGCGGCTGCGCGACGGCCTCACGAAGTGCATCGGCTGCGGCTGCCTGTCGCTCGAGACGTGCGCGCTCGCGAACCCCGGCGACCGCCTCGGCGCCCGCGGCCCCGGCCCGCGCCGCTGGCTGGAGGATCCGGCGGAGGTCGGCTGA
- a CDS encoding quinone oxidoreductase family protein, whose product MSRAMAFSAPGPPEAMRLVEVAPRAPGAGEVQVRVMAAGVQPADCAARAGRSALTPADGVVGNEFAGVVERVGAGVAAHAPGDPVIGFTTMGAYAELVTVPADQLAAKPAGMPWTEAAALSASGQTAHTALGELGVALGDTVLVHAAAGGVGSMAVQIARSRGAVVIGTARRANHAYLRSLGAIPVEYGDGLVARVRALAPEGVDAALDAVGGGAVAASLALVEDRSRIGTIVDFGAAARRGVRAIRTQRSAERLRELIAMWSWDELRVHVSRTYPLHRAPEAHREVEAGHVRGKVVLTMPALDGRRREVRPVEMAA is encoded by the coding sequence ATGAGCAGAGCGATGGCGTTCTCGGCGCCGGGGCCGCCGGAGGCGATGCGGCTGGTCGAGGTGGCGCCGCGGGCGCCGGGCGCGGGCGAGGTGCAGGTGCGGGTGATGGCGGCCGGCGTGCAGCCGGCCGACTGCGCGGCGCGGGCGGGGCGGTCGGCCCTGACGCCGGCGGACGGCGTGGTGGGCAACGAGTTCGCCGGCGTGGTGGAGCGCGTCGGCGCGGGCGTCGCCGCCCACGCCCCGGGCGACCCGGTGATCGGCTTCACCACGATGGGCGCCTACGCGGAGCTGGTGACGGTCCCGGCCGACCAGCTCGCCGCCAAGCCCGCGGGCATGCCGTGGACCGAGGCGGCGGCCCTCTCGGCGTCGGGCCAGACGGCGCACACGGCGCTCGGCGAGCTGGGCGTGGCCCTGGGCGACACCGTCCTGGTGCACGCCGCGGCGGGCGGCGTGGGCTCGATGGCCGTGCAGATCGCCCGCAGTCGGGGGGCGGTGGTGATCGGCACGGCGCGCCGTGCCAACCACGCCTACCTGCGCTCGCTGGGCGCGATCCCGGTCGAGTACGGCGACGGCCTGGTGGCGCGGGTGCGGGCGCTGGCGCCGGAGGGCGTGGACGCGGCGCTCGACGCGGTGGGCGGCGGGGCGGTGGCGGCATCGCTGGCCCTCGTCGAGGACCGCTCGCGCATCGGCACGATCGTCGACTTCGGCGCCGCGGCGCGGCGCGGGGTGCGGGCCATCCGCACGCAGCGCTCGGCGGAGCGCCTGCGCGAGCTGATCGCCATGTGGAGCTGGGACGAGCTGCGGGTGCACGTCTCGCGCACCTACCCCCTCCACCGCGCGCCGGAGGCCCACCGCGAGGTGGAGGCCGGCCACGTGCGCGGCAAGGTGGTGCTGACGATGCCGGCCCTCGACGGCCGGCGCCGGGAGGTGCGGCCGGTGGAGATGGCGGCGTAG
- a CDS encoding copper resistance protein CopC yields the protein MARSASARSSASAALCAVVLALVVAAPAAAHTALETVRPADGAVLAEVPPRVVAAYGTALAAAGPAQASGGGGARVAGAARLDPRDARRLIIPLAGGGPGLHTVTWTVTGADGHDLTGRTTFRVRAPSLAATLRRVARELRTAAAALERAAAAATAR from the coding sequence ATGGCCCGATCCGCATCCGCGCGGTCCTCCGCGTCCGCCGCGCTCTGCGCGGTCGTCCTCGCGCTCGTCGTCGCCGCCCCGGCCGCGGCGCACACGGCCCTCGAGACCGTCCGGCCGGCCGACGGAGCCGTGCTTGCCGAGGTGCCGCCGCGGGTGGTGGCGGCCTACGGCACCGCGCTGGCGGCGGCCGGCCCGGCGCAGGCATCGGGCGGCGGCGGCGCGCGGGTGGCCGGCGCCGCCCGGCTCGACCCGCGCGACGCGCGGCGGCTGATCATCCCGCTGGCCGGCGGCGGCCCGGGCCTCCACACCGTTACGTGGACGGTCACCGGCGCCGACGGCCACGACCTGACCGGGCGGACGACGTTCCGGGTGCGGGCGCCCTCGCTCGCCGCGACGCTGCGCCGCGTGGCGCGCGAGCTGCGGACGGCCGCGGCGGCGCTGGAGCGGGCGGCGGCCGCGGCGACGGCCCGGTGA
- a CDS encoding alpha/beta family hydrolase, with amino-acid sequence MSPPAGPAAAAGAERIEVATGHGTALVHLHRAERPAAALLMGHGAGGGVSAPDILAATEVGLGLGVSVALVEQPYRVAGRRTPPPAARLDAAWTAVAERLLGGELAGLPHLAGGRSSGARVACRTAAATGAAGVLCLAFPLQPRGRSGPPRPSRLPELEAVTVPVLVVQGVRDAFGMPPDAPGRTVARVDGDHRLAADLPAVRAAVAAWLPAPLAGPRPGRPGPGDGEGPAGAGPS; translated from the coding sequence GTGAGCCCGCCCGCGGGGCCCGCCGCGGCCGCGGGCGCCGAGCGCATCGAGGTGGCCACCGGCCACGGCACCGCCCTCGTGCACCTGCACCGCGCCGAGCGTCCGGCGGCCGCGCTGCTGATGGGCCACGGCGCGGGCGGCGGCGTCTCGGCGCCGGACATCCTCGCCGCGACCGAGGTCGGGCTCGGGCTCGGCGTCTCGGTGGCGCTCGTGGAGCAGCCGTACCGGGTGGCGGGCCGGCGGACGCCCCCGCCCGCCGCGCGCCTCGACGCGGCCTGGACCGCGGTCGCCGAGCGCCTGCTCGGCGGCGAGCTGGCCGGGCTCCCCCACCTCGCGGGCGGCCGCTCGTCCGGCGCGCGGGTGGCCTGCCGCACCGCCGCGGCGACCGGCGCCGCCGGCGTGCTGTGCCTCGCCTTCCCGCTCCAGCCGCGCGGCCGCTCGGGCCCCCCGCGGCCGAGCCGGCTGCCCGAGCTGGAGGCCGTGACCGTGCCCGTGTTGGTGGTGCAGGGGGTGCGCGACGCGTTCGGGATGCCGCCGGACGCCCCGGGGCGCACGGTGGCGCGGGTGGACGGCGACCACCGCCTGGCGGCCGACCTGCCCGCCGTGCGGGCCGCGGTCGCCGCCTGGCTGCCGGCGCCGCTCGCCGGCCCCCGCCCGGGCCGTCCCGGGCCCGGAGACGGCGAGGGCCCCGCCGGAGCGGGGCCCTCGTGA